The genomic region GGAAAGTGAGCTGGAAACGCTAATGAAGGGTATGGGCGAAATGGAGGTCGGAAATGTGCAGAAAGAACGTAACCGACTGTTGGACCTTCGCGATGGACTGCAGGCTAAGCGCAGCGAACTAAACGGCCAGATCGGAGAACTGGTGCGCCAGTTGAACGATCTTCGGAAGGAGCTCACTAAAAGCGAGTTCCAGAACGCCTTGCGCAACTACAAGAAAACACTCTATGAATCGGTGGTGCTGAAAAAGATCAGTAGCGACATCAAGAAGTACCGTGACGCTCTCGAATGGGCCCTTCGCGAGTACCATACGGAAATGATGAAGACGATCAATCAGTCAATCTATTCACTTTGGCGTGACATTTACCGGGGCAACGATATCGACTACATCCGGATCAACACGGAGGACGATGAGTCGGCGGAGCGGACAGAGCGGCGTCGCGTCTACTCTTACAGGGTGGTACAGGCGAAGAATGACGTCGAAATAGACATGCGAGGTCGTTGCAGTGCCGGTCAAAAGGTCCTCGCCTCGCTCATCATTCGGTTGGCGCTTGCGGAAGCTTTTTGCAGCAAATGCGGCGTCATGGCGCTGGACGAGCCGACGACGAATCTGGACCGGGATAATATCGAATCGCTGTGCGAATCCCTGCGGGACATCGTGACGGAGCGCCAGTACGGGAACTTTTTACTCATTGTCATCACGCACGACGAAGAATTCGTGACGAAGTTGGAGAAGTTCGATACCTACTATCGCATTTCGCGCAATGCCGAGGGTAAATCGGTCATCAAGGAAGAACAGTTGTAATACCCGGATCTTCATTcttacattattttatatattttcggTATTCAAGAACCTGTTTTACAGGTAATCCTCGCAGGGGTCTGTATTTTCAATGttaaatttatgttatttcatttgttcttttattattcttaTCATTCCGTTTTCTAATCGGATCTAACGCTACGCTTTGAATTACCAATAAATACTCTAAAAACAACGCAAAGATGAACGTTTTCGACAAAATATAATACATGCTTATCAAATCCGAACCCCTTACCGTTTTATTGAAATGTAATCTTCTCAGGGTAATTTTTTTCCTACCTGGCCAGCATAAACTTacaatgttttaatttctatttatttcatttatagattcaatttatttcgatACACAAAACAGCATGTTATATCAAATAATTTAGTGAACTGAAGCTTGTCTGTTCGATGGCGTTAATGGTTCAAAGAgattaaattcaattattgTTCGCAAAACGAACTTGACCTTGCAATTTATTCCGTGATTGAAGCAACGCTACTTGCCGTATGATAACTACTTGCGTTTTACCATATGCCACAGGTTGAGCAGCAGTACCGTCCGTCCTTATGGACAAACAATACCTCCTTAATTGCTCGTAACTACCATCTTGCTTTTGAGTGGCATCTCCTTGCCCCACAACGATGACGAACGCGTGCCTTGCGTGTGTACCTTCTTATGCAAATGATACACCTTCTTACATGCCGGCCCGAAGATAAGGAACAGTTCCGTGGCGCTCCCATCGTTCGCACGTCAGCGGATCCCGGGAATGTAATTTAgatccttttgtttttcaatctcCCTGAAAGCCCCACACATCGTTCCCGATACCTCTTCAGATCCTTCCGGGCTTTGTAGCGGGCGCGTGATAATAACAAGGATCAAAGATGATACCACACACGACAAAGATGCGCCGCGGGAGATGCTTTCACACGGTGTGGTGGCGTGTTGTGGGTGGttgtttgcgtgtgttttCCCGCCCGAAGAAATTCACAGCCTTTCATATGGTTCCATACACGCGTGTCGTTCGTCGACGAGCGGCTGTCGATGGTTTTAGGTCTTGGTTGGATGGTTGgcaaaatttgcataatttcaGCTCCCCCCCACAATCCGATTCACTTTAATTGATTGACTTTGATATGCTGATCCGTCCTGTCGGCGGTGGAAGAGTGTTGGAAGAGTTTGGAGGCTGTTTTTTGACTTGCTTCAGTATGCGGTGAATTGAAGGGTGGCGGTTGAGCTCGAGACGGTGCGTGATTTGTAAGTCTCGACAGGACGATATGTTCGGAAGGTGGCCATGGTTTGGAGGATGAACCGCGCTGTCCTATATAAACCTGTCGTTGGCCATGCAGTGCGCAACAGTTGTGAATCGATAATAGACGAGTGAACAGACAGTCATACGGACAGTCGAGAGAAACCGAACGCATGTTTTAGATTTCTAGGTTTAGtgaaaacttaaacttttaCTGCAAGTGTTATTGCCATTGGTGATAAGTGTATCTATTAAATTCTTTTGAAAAAGGTATGAAAAAACTTGGGAGATTCTGCCTTTATAAAAGATATTTGTGTTAGCAGAATAGTCGGTGAACTCtttaaaataaagtgaaaatgttcaaatggTATTCAAGGATGCTGGAATTGTTTATTAGAAATATTTGTATTCGGAATACTCAAAGACTCCTTCACTTTCTAGGCGCTTAGacttttttcaaaatgaaaaaaaaaaatgctattGAAAATAGAAATCAGGACTACATAATGTGAAAATTCCAGTTTAAACAATAATAGAGAAGCTTAAGTGTACGGAAACTTCATTATATACCTAAAATAGGTTATATTACGTTTCTTAGGACACGCCAGGATACCAACTGCTCTATTATGCTGCATACACGCACGATCGCTCTTTTGATGGCGGgtttggtggtgttggtgaacGCCCAAACGTTCCAGTACTCTCGTGGATGGACCAACGGCAAACGATCCTCGTCCTCAGACACAACCCCCAATCAGGTCCTGGTTTCACGGATCCCTCCTGGAGGCCTGGATCTGCTGAAGGCTAGTGAGAAGTATGACCGAATTTGTTCCAAATGGTTCTCGAAGACCGAAACCTGATCAGTACGTTTCCATTTTGTAGGGCACTGTTGCGTCGCTTCCTGCGTAATCCATGCGATCTGCGGATAGCCAATCTACTCGCCGGACACCAGAGCAAGGACCTTCTGCAGCTGGGCAACGATTTCGACAGCTCCGAAGCGGCGGGTGCCCCGTTCGTGCTGCCACCGTTCCTAATTGATCCGGACGAGGCTAATGCGGGTGCTGCCAACGGAGCAACCAGCGGAAACCAACTGCTCAACGGTCGAACCACCGGGGACGAATTGCGCTACAAGCGGGAAATCGCCACCGGTACGCACCAGAAGCTCGCCTAAACATCACCAATCTATCCGTCAGACGTCATCACGAGCCGAAAATCAGCGGAAACAGGTGCAGGAAGTAAGGTGGATTATCCACGTGTACATTCGCGGGACTCATCCCGAGGGAACCATACGTAATGAGCCACTCGGGGGAGTGTGATGAGGGAAGGAAACCAATGTAATAACCGGCCTAGCCGGTTGggagagaggaagaatatGTAGGAGTAGCGATTATCCAAGTTTGACGTTTGTTGAAGTTTTGACCTTCGGTCCGCAGCTTTCCTTGTCCATCGGTATACACAAAAACGCACGGTTTCCGGTTGTAGTTAACGGTGCTGCGTGAATCACACATTGCTTGTGGGAAGTCATGTTCATATTTACCTCCAGCGAGGGGGACGATCTTTCGCAGGATTGGACCTAAACAcggcgaaaaaaaagtgtatcaTAATTAGAGGATAAAAGATAAGGCATCTTGTCACATTGAAGCAAAATgggcgttttgtttgtttcttttcgggCCGGAACTGGAACATTACTCTAGCGACTGAGGTAAGCTACCCGAAGGCACGGATCAAGTTGTCTCTTGCTCTGGTACAAAGGTACCGAAATGAAGTTGTCCCTGCCTAGATCGACCTGATGCACCTCCCGGGGTGCAGATAATTGGATggatcggtcggtcggtcggaaaaAGGACAAATTATGGGTTAGACGAGAAGACCCGTCTGCTGCGACGCGGATATCTTCCTTTCCGGCGATAAGCTTGGGTTGTTAGAACGGCTCGCTGCCGTCGATGGTGGCATGCAGCAGTGTCCGGTTTGGAAATGagtaattttaaaagcatttttCGGTCTTgtttgatacaaaaaaaaattaaagtgtTCGGAAGGTAACCAAAGAGACAGATGCATGGCTCAAGGAATGCTgacattttctttcctctgttAAAATTAATATCGTTTGTTACTTGAATAATCCCAATCTActccgagatgaatggaagacataataattttaatacaaTGGGTAGATTAGAATcctacattatttttttaaatatattttagtgGTGAGGATATTTGTTGCAGTTAGTTCCTATTTGCAACAACCCTGAAAGGGTGACCTGCACGTTCTATGAGGATCACGTAGCAATTTACTATCTACGGGAAACACTTGTCCTACATGATtggcagagagaaaaaaaaaatctaaacatATAGACCTCGCAATTCTGCGTCGAAAACCGGACAATCTGTAATTCGATCGGCGTGGGTACAATCGCGATTTATCTCTTTTGTGTTCCACTCTGTACATGTGCAATCTCCCTTATCCAAGAATAGATCAAAAAAAAGATAGAACCTTGTCATTCGACCGCTGTTGATGTTGCGATCTAATCGAGCACTATATTCTCACTCCCTTCTCGGATTATTGTCCTGCATTGAACGACAAAACTCACGAGGGATCAGGACGCGTGCGAATCAAACACCAAGGGGTAACGAATCGGACAACGATGTTGCCACCGGGATAAGCCAGACACTTCAAAAGAACAGCAgtaatcaaaataaacataaccTCACCGTGCTGCCGACTCTTTTCCACGGCATTGGGTCGCTTCCGTTGCGCCAGTTTTTCCGCTATCGCTTCGTGCGTTCGTAGGATAGGGTCCTCCGGGAAACGTTCGGATGCATGTTTGGCATCAGTAGCggacccctttttttctcggcAAAAGTACGATGTCCTGTTTTCATCCCGGCCGGTTGCCACCGGTACAGCTTCGTATTActttataattaatttatgtGGATGAATGATTGCCTGTCTGCGTGATGAGGAGTTTAggatggttgttgttttttgggcACAAATCATTCCCCTGGGTATGTTTCGTTGCTGCCTACCATCAGCGATCAACTGAACCCAACTTCTCGACCGGGAAGCAAATATCATATCAACAAGACTTTGCTTTTCCCGCATGACAAACGGGAGGACACTATTCCGGACATAAGGTTTTCGTGAAAAtctatctttttgttttcttgtttacttcattattaatttattaaagTCAAATTGAGGTGAGCATGATCTGAAAGAAACCCCATTGCGATAAAACATTTGCTATCTCTCAAAGTCAATACAAAACACGTTAGTTTGCTTAACTTCTAATAACTAAGCCTATTTCTGCAAGAAGACTTTACTGCAGCATGACTTACCTTATACCAAATTTCAGTAATCTCATCTAGCAACTTTACTCCGCTACTTTGGGACCGCTTTGATATACCTAAATTTCtctttttaaacatttgtttttcctaacaACTGCCCAAGAATCCTCGCAGCCCGAGGTGCTTAACCGTCAGGTGAAATTCATTTATCTTTAAAGAATTCAATTTGCAAGATTTTAATCAACGCTTTCGCGGTGTTACATAGGATTGGGAGACTGCCTTAGAACGTCCGTGCGTACTCCGCGAATTAGAAGATTCGAGCAAAACGTGATGGAGGATGATGCCTCCGGAcggtgaataatttatttgaattagtAAAATCCGATGAAAAAGAACCAACGCCGGATTGCATGGGAATGGACATTGATTAcctgaagagaaaaaaactagaaacaaAGAACGAccttgtttttaataaattccaGACAACCAGTGCCAAGCTCATGAAGAGCTGGCTTAATTTGGCAGCAAGTTAATCGTTAGCCTTCGagtttttcatgtttcttACCACGTAGTTGAGATGATAATggacaaataaaacattattgTGAGTTGGAAGTATGTGCAGAAATGGTTGAAGAGAAATTAAGATAGAAggaagttttttaaataaaatgttatttaatAACCTGCTCACTTTTCAACGTTaaagaattaaaataattttcattattgAAATGTACCATTTTATGTTCTATTTTATAAACGgcaaaactgcttcgaaacgaACGATTAATCAACAATTTTCATCAAAGACATTCGGTGCTTCCCAGAAAAGACGATTTCATCAAGATCCTACTGAGCTGGGAGTGCACCAGACGGACGTCACAGTTGTACAGCACTGAAGTGAAAGTGCGTTCAACGTGCGCTCAtgagaaaataattcaattagcTTGCTCACACGCACCGGGCACCTCCATCACGCTGCGGTGCGTCCAGGGATCCTGGCATCCGACGGGTCTCCAGGGACTCATCGCACCGGAAAAAAGACTCGCTCGAACGGCGCACAACAACCTGACATCTCCATCGGGCATCAGGGTAAGCCACGTGACGATGCGCCCTTCGCTAATCGTTGCCAGCACGATGGGAATTTCATGGGCCCGAGCAGGCGAACCCCCGGGATTAGGGGAAAACCAACACACTTCGCAGGCCCTCGCGAGTGCACTTGTTTTTCCGCGCTGTTGCGGTGCCCCGGGCGTAATTCGTGAGCGATTAATGGGTCGATGAGGCGCACTTTTCGGGCGTTGGCAAGCGTATCGTTTTCGCATGTGATTTTCCCAACCAGGAGGTTTTGCGCAGGGGAAATGATAAACATATTTATAATGTTATTAGGATTGCGAGGCAACGAGGGTGAATCTAGCAGAGTGTCTACTGTTAGCGAACCGTTTACTAACTGGTCCGATTGAAACATTTCGCAGATGCATGGTTGTTTCGGTGGTGGAgttaataaatttatgaaatcaAGCATCCACCAGCAGTTCGCGGGATGCATGAAGCGGAAATCGCTCTTTTCACAGGCAAAAATCGGTTCCCTTCGTGGGAAGGCAGCAAAAAACCAGATGAAATCCAGAAGCCATGTTCCCCCGGGAACCATAGCCGGGAAGAGCATTATTCCTCCGGGACATTCGTTGTTTGATGATTGCTTGAATAGTTTCAAGCGCGGTGCATTCGGATCTGGCGAATGCACTCGGAATTGTTCCGCGCAAGGTGGGTTTTCCTCGATTGGCAATTGTTGCCGTTCAACTCCCTCCGTCAGCGAGACGAGGGTAAGCATGTAAGTGGGAAAATCAAGAATCAACGGCAGTCGGACGGAGGGGTGCGCCGTGAGTCGAAATTGACTTTTCAAGTACCGGATCGGGTCCGTTTAAAATGCACAGCTAAATATTTAATACACCCTTCacgtcaacaacaacaaccggaCCGGGAGGCGCGTCATGGAGCGTGTAACTGGTAGCTACCATCGGactggtgttttatttttcactgtgaATGTGTATTTGGACGATGTGTTTTAGTCCCGCTCGATGCTACCATTAAGCTCTATAACctcggttttttgtttgggaGGTAATCGTGAATCTTCGTACACTCCTACCGAAACACCGTTGTGCTGTTTTTTGGGAGGGAGtttgtgaaaaattaattgagTTAAAATAGAGTGTGAAACTCTGGTTGCCTATCGGACGAACCCAGCCCTGGTTGTTGGTCGATTGGCCACCCGATAGCCTACACGAGAAGTGGAGCGAGAAAAACGGTTGGACACCGAATCATATTgcgttatttttattgcttccctttttttagcTTTTGGGCACAAGGGCTGCTGCCGGAATCCAATTCGTTGCCGATCAATTTAATAGGTTTCATCGTGTTTCAGAGTGGCCTTTGGCCCACTGTGAGCTCGGGCCAGAAGTAAATAAATGTACACTCATGTAGCACACCTTTTTTGCATCTCTGATTCGCTTCTCTTCGAAACAAAAGAAGTTCCtttttgataacatttttttaaaataaagctGTGTTCTTTTCCACTACTGGCAAATCGAGAAGTAGACCTACTTTTCTGCCTGCTTTGTATGTGTGAAAATTTCCTGattcctcctttttttttgaggaTTGCAACTCCCACAAACAGTCGAATTGCTGACCGTTTGAAATAAATGGATCGCCCGACATAAAAAATTCATACACTCggagttttgatttttccgtTCGTACAAATCGCCGTCCGGAAAGACCGTTCCATTTGTAtcccgttttattttattgcaggAGTGATTTGGGGGCGTCATTTTGCGTTCTTTTTGGATTGAATGTTGACCCCTGGCCAAAAAACCGGACGCCTTCATTTGAGTGCGGAATCGAGGGATATGAACAGGAATGTTGAAAAACTATCTCATttaaaaggaaacgaaaggaTATGGCAAAGAGCGATGAAGATTTATTCGTCCAATTGGAGGctggatttgatttgatttccaCCATTTCTGTTTTCTAAGTATTTACCGTTGTTAGGCAGTGTTCAAAATGTGTAGCAGGATCTCCACGACTTAACACCCCAAGGTAAAACTCAAAACAGTGTGAAAATACTGATAACAAGGTataatatacaaaaaaaaaacaatttagtttCAATTTAGCCTCGTTTAATTTTGAGGCGCCACAAGACTATGGAAACCACTCAATATTATCAgcttgaaagaaaaaacaaaacccaatttCAGCATGACGATACGACAATAATTGCAACCATTTATGATGACGGCACTAGAACGAGCGTTGGTTCCCGCCTGATACACATTTTAGGGACACGCATAAATCAGTCTGCGGTCACACGCGTGAGAAAGGGATTAAC from Anopheles coustani chromosome 3, idAnoCousDA_361_x.2, whole genome shotgun sequence harbors:
- the LOC131258834 gene encoding pro-corazonin-like; amino-acid sequence: MLHTRTIALLMAGLVVLVNAQTFQYSRGWTNGKRSSSSDTTPNQVLVSRIPPGGLDLLKASEKALLRRFLRNPCDLRIANLLAGHQSKDLLQLGNDFDSSEAAGAPFVLPPFLIDPDEANAGAANGATSGNQLLNGRTTGDELRYKREIATGTHQKLA